A single genomic interval of uncultured Desulfobulbus sp. harbors:
- a CDS encoding M48 family metalloprotease, with product MLYSNLLYFLVVIFVFSTNTPAAKPTLSPLWTLVAVGAVYWLYAQIAARLFARSSSGPNGYFAAEKKLSILAVLVFIGLVYLLDIKHFLTPLSLGGRLPVLTDLAGLGGFFLLLALMWQAARKRYEQNFQRVYSPLAFIRSNFTVNLPIVLPWISLSLVFDGLQMLPIPQLRQLLRSPWGDLVLFILFLVFLTLAFPPLVRTLWGCTPLPASPQRDRLVAFCESQGFHSEIYTWPLFEGQVLTAGIMGIVPRLRYLLITPALLETLDQDELDSVLAHEIGHVRHLHLVLYMVLFLGFSLLAGAVATPLPHLVLSNDLFYTLLPHLPFSPENVLGVLATAPLLILMLVYFRFVFGYFIRNFERQADAYVFRAIGTSWPLIRSFEKIAHLSGGNRDEKNWHHYGIGERIDFLRLCESDRSLITRHERKLRSSLLTYFAIIGLLVLGLHQINTGKLPEEYETKYAEAVLMQKVRQEPKNSLWLIYLGDFLQSKQMEKKAVDAYEQALKLAPMNAELNNNLAWLLLTAKDTSIRNKDRALTLALTAAMIRERGHILDTLATAYWANDMIREAVETEKRAFGLDPKNQPYYLEQLEKFKNQRWGEEIQPQQ from the coding sequence ATGCTCTACAGTAACTTGCTCTATTTCCTGGTGGTTATTTTTGTCTTTTCCACCAATACGCCGGCGGCCAAGCCCACACTCTCACCGCTCTGGACACTGGTTGCGGTCGGGGCCGTCTATTGGCTGTACGCCCAGATTGCCGCCCGTCTCTTTGCCCGCTCGAGCTCTGGTCCCAACGGGTACTTCGCGGCGGAGAAAAAGCTCTCCATCCTGGCGGTGCTGGTCTTTATTGGATTGGTCTACCTGCTCGACATCAAGCATTTCCTCACCCCGCTCTCCTTAGGGGGACGATTGCCGGTCCTCACCGATCTGGCCGGACTTGGCGGCTTCTTCCTGCTCCTGGCCCTGATGTGGCAGGCGGCCCGAAAACGGTATGAACAGAATTTCCAGCGCGTGTACAGTCCGTTGGCCTTTATCCGCTCAAATTTCACGGTCAATCTGCCCATCGTCCTCCCCTGGATAAGCCTCTCGCTGGTGTTCGACGGTCTGCAGATGTTGCCCATCCCTCAACTGCGACAGTTGCTGCGCTCCCCCTGGGGCGACCTGGTCCTCTTTATCCTTTTCCTGGTTTTTCTTACCCTGGCCTTCCCCCCTCTGGTCCGCACTCTCTGGGGCTGCACGCCACTTCCTGCAAGCCCCCAGCGCGATCGCCTGGTGGCATTCTGCGAGTCGCAGGGATTTCATTCGGAAATCTATACCTGGCCACTGTTTGAAGGGCAGGTCCTGACCGCGGGCATCATGGGGATCGTGCCCAGGTTGCGCTATCTGCTCATCACCCCAGCGCTTTTGGAAACACTTGACCAGGACGAACTTGACAGTGTCCTCGCCCATGAGATAGGCCATGTGAGGCATCTCCATCTTGTTCTTTACATGGTGCTGTTTCTCGGGTTCAGCCTTCTGGCTGGTGCAGTGGCAACGCCCCTGCCGCACCTGGTTCTCTCCAATGACCTCTTTTACACCCTGCTGCCGCATCTCCCCTTCAGCCCGGAGAACGTGCTCGGCGTCCTGGCCACCGCTCCCTTGCTGATCTTGATGCTGGTCTATTTTCGTTTCGTCTTCGGCTATTTCATCCGCAACTTCGAACGCCAGGCCGATGCCTACGTTTTTCGCGCCATCGGCACCAGTTGGCCCCTAATCCGTTCCTTCGAGAAGATCGCCCATTTGAGCGGCGGCAACCGGGACGAAAAAAACTGGCACCATTACGGGATCGGTGAACGCATCGATTTCCTTCGCCTCTGCGAGTCCGATCGTAGCCTGATCACCCGCCATGAACGCAAACTGCGCAGCAGCCTCTTGACTTATTTTGCCATTATCGGCCTTCTGGTCTTGGGGCTGCACCAGATCAACACCGGCAAACTCCCCGAGGAGTACGAGACCAAATACGCCGAGGCGGTACTGATGCAGAAGGTCCGTCAGGAGCCGAAAAACAGTCTCTGGCTCATTTATCTGGGAGATTTTCTCCAGAGCAAACAGATGGAGAAAAAGGCGGTTGATGCCTACGAACAGGCCCTGAAACTTGCCCCGATGAACGCCGAACTCAACAACAACCTCGCCTGGCTGCTTCTGACCGCCAAGGATACCTCCATTCGCAACAAGGACCGCGCTCTGACCTTGGCCCTGACCGCGGCCATGATCAGAGAACGGGGCCACATCCTCGACACCTTGGCCACCGCCTATTGGGCAAACGACATGATCCGGGAGGCCGTGGAGACCGAAAAACGCGCCTTTGGCCTGGACCCGAAAAACCAGCCGTATTATCTGGAACAGTTAGAAAAATTCAAGAACCAACGTTGGGGAGAGGAGATACAGCCTCAACAATGA
- a CDS encoding Nif3-like dinuclear metal center hexameric protein, which yields MPTVQHFLEILHEITPEHLAEDWDNVGLLVGEPRQPVHRILLALDPACSLVEEAARGRYDLLLTHHPIIFRPLKALRTDTPTGRFLALATRHQISVIACHTNFDSVPDGVSGHLARIVGLQQLRPLVPSKNGCPETCGLGQIGTYPQPLSPEQFVRRLEEALDPPWLLEAGPRPDQVRQVAVCGGSCSDFAEVAKRSGVDAFLTAEVKHSVARWAEEAGLWLLDGGHFATENPAMQPLRERLELAAEQRGWEVHIEVARQEPPLRLAGTRF from the coding sequence GTGCCTACCGTCCAACACTTTCTCGAAATACTGCACGAAATAACTCCGGAACACCTGGCCGAGGATTGGGATAACGTTGGCCTGCTGGTGGGTGAGCCGCGGCAACCGGTGCACCGGATACTCCTCGCGCTGGACCCCGCCTGTTCCCTGGTCGAGGAGGCTGCCCGAGGCCGATACGATCTCCTCCTGACCCACCACCCCATCATTTTCCGGCCGCTCAAAGCACTTCGTACCGATACCCCCACCGGCAGATTCCTCGCCCTCGCCACCCGGCATCAGATCAGCGTCATTGCCTGCCACACCAATTTCGACAGCGTCCCCGACGGGGTCAGTGGCCATCTGGCGCGCATTGTAGGCCTGCAGCAGCTGCGGCCTTTGGTCCCCTCCAAAAACGGTTGTCCGGAGACCTGCGGTCTCGGACAGATCGGCACCTACCCCCAGCCCCTTTCTCCGGAACAGTTTGTCCGTCGCCTCGAAGAGGCCCTTGACCCGCCATGGCTGCTCGAGGCTGGACCTCGTCCGGACCAGGTGCGTCAGGTGGCGGTTTGCGGCGGATCCTGTTCCGATTTCGCCGAAGTTGCCAAGCGAAGCGGCGTTGATGCCTTTCTCACCGCCGAGGTAAAGCATTCCGTGGCGCGCTGGGCTGAGGAGGCCGGTCTGTGGCTGCTTGATGGCGGCCACTTTGCCACGGAAAATCCGGCCATGCAGCCCTTGCGGGAGCGCCTGGAGCTGGCGGCCGAACAACGGGGCTGGGAAGTACATATTGAAGTCGCCCGCCAGGAGCCGCCGCTGCGGCTCGCGGGAACTCGTTTTTAA